GACTGCTGCGCGAGAAGCTCTACAAGATCAAGGGCATACGTCACAGCCGCTCGAGCTTCGTTTTGCGGACATTGAAAAAGGCCGATCTGCCCCTCGGTGTCTGAGGTTCAAATCGGCCTGTAGCGCCCGCCAGTCAAGCGCTGGAAGCTATTGAAACGATAGTGAATGGTCAGCCCAGCAGCAGTGCGTCGTCCGACAGCTTCTCGCCGCGCACGCGCTCGAACATCTGCAGCAGGTCGGGCACGTCCATGCGCGCGCGCTCTTCGCCCGAGACGTCCAGCACCACCTGGCCCTGGTGCAGCATGACGGTGCGCTGGCCCACGTCCAGGGCCTGGCGCATGCTGTGCGTGACCATCATGGTGGTCAGCTTGTTCTCGGCCACGATGCGGTCGGTGAGCTGCAGCACGAAGTCGGCGGTGCGCGGGTCCAGCGCCGCGGTGTGCTCGTCCAGCAGCAGGATGCGGGACGGCTGCAGCGCCGCCATCAAGAGGCTCACGGCCTGGCGCTGGCCGCCCGACAGCAGGCCGATGCGGTCGGTGAGGCGGTTTTCCAGTCCCAGGCCCAGCGTGGACAGGCGCTCGCGGTACATGGCGCGCTCGGCAGCCTTGACGGCGCCGCGCAGCCCGCGGCGCGTGCCGCGCTGCTGGGCCAGGGCCATGTTCTCCTCTATGGTCAGGTCTTCGCAGGTGCCGGCCATCGGGTCCTGGAAGACACGGGCGACGCGCTGGGCGCGCGACCACACCGGCTGGCGCGTCACATCCAGGCCGTCGATGGCGATGCGCCCCGAGTCCACGCCCAGATCGCCCGAGATGGCGTTCAGGAAAGTGGACTTGCCGGCGCCGTTGGAGCCGATGACGGTGACGAACTGTCCGGCCGGGATGTCCAGCGACATGCCGCGCAGTGCCCGCGTTTCGATGGGCGTGCCGTGGTTGAAGGTGATGTGCAGGTCTTGTGCGCTCAACATGGTCTGTTCCTTTCGATTCACAGGCTCTTGGGCGCGTCGGGCAGGCGCCGGCTCTTGAGGCGGCGCTTGAGCTGCGGAATGATCAGGGCCACGGTCACCAGCACGGCGGTCACCAGGTTCAGGTCCTGCGCTTTGAGGCCGATGAAGTCGCTGTTGAGCGCGGCGGCGATGAAGAAGCGATAGACGATGGCGCCGATGATGACGGCCAGCGTGGCGAGGACGATGCGCCGCGACGGCAGGATGCTTTCGCCCACGATCACCGCGGCCAGGCCGATGACGATGGTGCCGATGCCCATGGAGATGTCCGAGCCGCCCTGCGTCTGTGCGAAGAGGGCGCCGGCCAAGCCGACCAGCGCGTTCGATACCGCCATGCCCAGCAGCACCATGGCGCCGGTGTTGATGCCCTGCGCGCGCGCCATGCGGGCGTTGGAGCCGGTGGCGCGGATCGACAGGCCGCGCTCGGTGGCGAAGAACCAGTCCATGGCCAGCTTGGCAGCGATGACGATCACCACCAGCAGCAGCGGGCGCCACCAGTAGTCCTCCAGCCCCTGGGGCTGCAGCAGCGTGAACACCGTGGCGTCGTTGATCAGCGGCACGTTGGGCCCGCCCATGATGCGCAAATTGACCGAGTACAGCGCGATCATCATCAGGATGGAGGCCAGCAGGTCCATGATCTTCAGGCGCACGTTCAGCCAGCCGGTGACGAGGCCCGCCGCCGCCCCGGCGGCCGTGGCGGCCAGCGTGGCGAGGAAGGGATGGGTGCCGGTGGAAATCAGGATGGCGCAGACCGCGCCGCCCAGCGGAAAGCTGCCGTCCACGGTGAGGTCGGGAAAGCGCAGCAGGCGAAAGGAGATGAACACGCCGAGGGCGACCAGGCTGAAGATCAGCCCGATCTCGATGGCGCCCAGCAGGGAAAACAGGGACATGGAAGGGCGGGAGCTAAAAATAAAAAAGCAGGAGCCAAAGGCTCCTGCGGGGGTGTTCGAGGCTGTGCCGGTCCGTGGGACCAGGGGCCTTTACTGCACGACCTGCGCGGCGGATTTCACCAGCGCTTCAGGCAGCTTCACACCCTGCTTCTCGGCGGCGCCGGGGTTCACGAACAGCTCCATCTTGGTGGTCGTCTCGGGCTTGATGTCGCCGGGGTTCTCGCCCTTCAGGATGCGTGCCACCATGCGGCCCGTCTGCTCGCCCAGATCGCGGTAGTTGATGCCCAGGGCGGCAATGGCGCCGCGCTTGACGCTGTCGGTGTCGGAGGCGATCAGCGGCAGCTTGGCCTCCTGGCCCACCTTGACCAGCGACTCATACGACGAGACGACGTTGTTGTCGGTGTTGGTGTAGATCACATCCACCTTGCCAATCAGCGAGCGCGCGGCGCTGCCCACGTCCACCGAGCGCGGGGCCGAAGCTTCCACGAGCTGCATGCCCTGCTTGGCCAGCAGGTCCTTCATCTCCTTGACCACCACGACCGAGTTGGCTTCGCCCGGGTTGTAGACCATGCCCACGCGCTTGGCATTGGGCACGACCTGCTTGATGAGGTCGATCTGCTTGTCCAGCGCCAGCAGGTCGGACACGCCGGTCACGTTGTTCTTGGATGGCTCCCAGCTCTTGACCAGCTTGGCGGCCACCGGGTCGGTCACGGCGGAGAACACCACCGGCACGTTCTTGGTGGAGGCGATGACGGCCTGGGCCGAGGGCGTGGCGATGGCGACAATGGCGTCGGGCTTGTCGCCCACGAACTTGCGGGCGATCTGCGCGGCCGTGCCGGTATTGCCCTGGGCGCTCTGGTATTGCCACTTGAGGTTCTTGCCCTCTTCGAAACCGGCGGCTTTCAAGCCATCCTTCACGCCGTCGCGTACCGCGTCCAGGGCGGGGTGCTCGACGATGGCGGTCACGGCCACGGACTTCATGTCGGCGGCGTGGGCGGCGGGGGCGAGGGCGGCGGCGGCCAGGGCCAATGCGCTCAGGGGCGCCCAGGTCAAGCTCTTCATTTCGGTGTCATCTCCAGTTTTATGAATGCGGGGCCGGCTTGAGGCACGTTGCGGCGTGCTGCGGCTCCGGGGCGTGAGTCTATCGGTTGCAGCGCACCCGGCGGGGCTCGAACGCCCCGCCGGGCGGGAAACGGGGGGCGCCCGCCCCCGTATTTACATGCCCGAATAGTTCGGGCCGCCACCGCCTTCGGGTGTGACCCAGACGATGTTCTGTGTCGGGTCCTTGATGTCGCAGGTCTTGCAGTGCACGCAGTTCTGCGCGTTGATCTGCAGCCGCTGGGCATTGCCGCCCTTGGCTTCGTCGGGCACGAACTCATAGACCCCGGCCGGGCAGTAGCGGCTCTCGGGGCCGGCGTAGATCGGCAGGTTGATCTCGGTGGGTACCTTGGGGTCCTTGAGCTTCAGATGCGCCGGCTGGTTCTCGGCGTGGTTGGTGTTGCTCACGAACACGCTGGACAGGCGGTCGAAGGTCAGCTTGCCGTCGGGCTTGGGATAGACGATGGGCTTGCACTCGGCCGCGGGCTTGAGCGTCGCATGGTCGGGCGTGTCGCGGTGCAGCGTCCAGGGGATGTGGCCGCGCAGCACGAATTGCTCGATGCCATTCATCAGCGTGGCCGTGGTCAGGCCCTTCTTGAACCAGGCCTTGAAGTTGCGCGCCTTGTTCAGCTCTTCGTACAGCCAGCTGGCCTCGAAGGCCTTCGGATAGGCGGTGAGCTCATCGCCCTGGCGGCCGGCCACCACGGCGTCGTAGGCGGCCTCGGCCGCCAGCATGCCGGTCTTGATGGCAGCGTGGCTGCCCTTGATGCGGCTGGCGTTCAAAAAGCCCGCGTCGCAGCCCACCAGTGCCCCGCCGGGGAAGACGAACTTGGGCAGGCTCATCAGGCCGCCGGCGGTGATCGCCCGCGCGCCGTAGCCCAGGCGCTTGGCCGGCTTGATGCCCTTGGCCTCATCGCCCTCCAGGTACCAGCGTACGTTGGGGTGCGTCTTCCAGCGCTGCATCTCCTCGAACGGGCTCAGATAGGGGTTGGCGTAGTCCAGCCCGGTGATGAAGCCGAGGGTGACCTTGTTGTCCTCCAGGTGGTAGAGGAAGCCGCCGCCATAGGTGTCATTGGCCAGCGGCCAGCCGGCGGTGTGCAGCACGAAGCCGGGCTGGTGGCGCTGGGGGTCGATCTCCCACAGCTCCTTGACGCCGATGCCGTAGGCCTGCGGGTCGCGGCCGTCGTCCAGCTTGTAGCGGGCGATCAGCTGCTTGCCCAGATGGCCGCGTGCGCCTTCGGCAAAGATGGTGTATTTGCCATGCAGCTCCATGCCCAGCTGGAAGTCGCCCGTGGGCTCGCCGTCCTTGTCAACGCCCATGTTGCCCGTGGCCACGCCCTTGACCGAGCCGTCGTCGTGGTACAGCACCTCGGCAGCGGCGAAGCCGGGGAAGATCTCCACGCCCAGGCCCTCGGCCTGCTCGGCCATCCAGCGCACCACGTTGCCCAGGGCGACTACGTAGTTGCCGTGGTTCTGAAAGCACTCGGGCAGCAGGAAGTTGGGGGTGCGCAGCGACGACTTCTCTCCCAGGAACACCATGGCGTCGTCGGAGACAGGCTGATTCAGGGGCGCGCCCTTGGCCTTCCAGTCGGGAATGAGTTCGGTCAGCGCGCGCGGATCCATGATGGCGCCCGACAGAATGTGCGCGCCGGGCTCGGAGCCCTTTTCCAGCACCACCACCGAGATGTCCTTGCCATTGGTGGCCGCCATCTGCTTGAGGCGAATGGCGGTGGCCAGGCCGCCCGGGCCGCCGCCGACGATCACCACGTCGTATTCCATGGCTTCGCGCGGGCCGTACTGCTGGAGGATTTCTTCGTTCGTCATCGGTGTCTCGTCTGCGTGGAAATGGAGGGAAAAGGGTGGCGAACGCGGCAGAGCCGCCATTGGCGGACGATTGTATGCACCCGGGCGACCCAAAAACGCACGGTCGTTCATTTTTGTGCCGCCCAGGCGACGCGCGCCGCTGCGGCGAGGGAGAGAATGCAGCCCATGAAAATTTCTCTGCCGGAACTGAAGAAACAGGTGCACCAGATGCCCATGGACGTGCGCTGGGGCGACATGGACGCCATGGGTCACGTGAACAATGCGGTGTACTTTCGCTACATGGAGAGCGTGCGCATCGCCTGGATGACGGCCGTGGGCGCCGTGCCGCAGCCCCAGGGCGAGGGGCCGGTGATCGCCAACGCCTTTTGCAGCTTCCTGCGCCAGATCGAATACCCGGCGCGGCTGCTGCTCACGCTCTACGTGAGCGACCCCGGGCGTACCACTTTCGAGACCTGGACCACGATCGAGCGCGAGGACCAGCCCGGCGTGGTCTTCGCCGAGGGCGGGGCCACCGTCATCTGGGTGGACTTTCCCAGGCAGAAGGCGGCGACCCTGCCGCAGTGGATGCGCGATATCGTCGCTGGCTGAACCGGCTCAGGCGGCCGGCTGCAGGAGCAGGCGCACCTGCAGCCCGGTGCCGCCATCGGCCGGAGGCGAGGCCAGCGTGAGTTCGGCGCCATGCTTGTGCGCGATGGTGGCGACGATGGACAGGCCCAGCCCGTAGCCGGTGCGGCTGTCGTTGTGGCGCACGTGGCGCTGCTGCAGCGTGGCCAGCTGCTGCGGCGGCACGCCGGGGCCGTGGTCGCGCACTGCCAGTTGCGCGCCCGGGCCGACGCGAATCTCCACGGCGCTGCCGGCGCCGTAGTGCAGGGCGTTTTCCACCATGTTGCGCAGGGCGATGGCCAGGGCGTCGAAGTCGCCCAGCGCCAGGGCGGCTTCGCCTGCGGGCGGCAGGACCAGGTCCAGCCGGTCGGCGGCCTGCTCGTCTTGCCAGAACTCCTGCGCCACGGTGGTGGCCAGCCGGGCCAGGTCCACGCCGGCGCGCGCCAGTGGCGCGCTGGATTCGGCGCGCGACAGCTGCAGCAGCTTTTCCGTGCGGTGCGACAGCGTCTGCAGGGCCTGCAGCGCCGCCTGCACGTCGCTGCGCGCCAGGCCGTGCTCCAGCGCGGTTTGCAGCCGCAGCCGGGCCACGGCCAGCGGCGTGCGCAATTCGTGTGCGGCGTTGGCGGCCAGGGCGCGCTCCACGTCCAGGGCGCCTGCCAGCCGTTCCAGCAGCCGGTTGACGTGGTCTTCCACGCTGCTGAGCTCATGGGGCAGGGCCGGCAGCGCGATGGGCCCCAGCTGCTGGCCGTCGCGCAGGCTGATTTCGTGGGCCAGCTGGTCCAGCGAGCGCAGCTCGCGCCGCGCAATTCGGCGCAGCAGCAGGGCCAGCAGCGGCAGCACCGCCACCAGCGGCACGGTCAGCCCGACCAGGCTGCGGTTGACGGCCTCGCGCCGCTCCTCCAGCGGGTCGGCCACCTGCAGGAAGACCTCGCGCGTGGGATGGCGCAGCGTATAGACGCGCCAGGCCGGCGTGTTGGCAAAGCCGGGCGCCAGCGGCACGTCGAACTGCGCCGGCTCGGCCCCGGCCGAGCGCGCCAGCACGCGCGAATCGGGTGTGGCCAGCTGAAAGGGCACGGCCGCATCCGGGAACGAGCTGGGCGTGGGAATGATGAGGGGCTCGCTGCTGGCGCCACCGGGCGGCGCGTCGTCCACATGCTCCAGCGCCATGTCGAACATGCGGTGCGAGACCTCTTCCAGCTCGCCGTCGAAGTTGTAGTTGATCTCGCTGCCCACGTACCACACCACGCCCAGCACGCAGGCCAGCCACACGCTGCCCACCCACACGATGAGGGTGTGGGTCAGCCGTCCGGCCAGGGTGTCGCGGGGCGCGCTCATGGTTCGCTGGCGGGCAGGGCCTGCGCGGCCAGCCGGTAGCCCAGGCCGCGCACGGTCTCGATGTGCTGGCGCCCGAGCTTTCTGCGCAGCCGGCTGATGAACACCTCCAGCGTGTTGCTGTCGGACTCGTCGCCCCAGCCGTACAGCGCGTCCTGCAGGCTGCCCCGGGTGTGCACGCGCTGCGAGCGTGTGGCCAGCACCCGCAGCAGCGCCCATTCCTTTTGCGTCAGCACCACCGGCACGCCGGCGCGGCGCACCTGTTCGCGCGACAGGTCGATGTGCAGCTCGCCCAGCTCCAGCACCGGCTGGCCGGCACTGGCGCGGCGGCGCTCGACGGCGCGCAGGCGCGCCAGCAGCTCGCCCGGGTCGTAGGGCTTGACCAGGTAGTCGTCGGCCCCGGCGTCCAGGCCATGAATGCGGTCGCTGACCTGGTCGCGGGCGGTGAGCACGATGACGATAGGCCGCTCCTTCAGGCGCGGCAGCTCGCGCAGCAGCGCCAGGCCGTCGCCGTCGGGCAGGTGCAGGTCCAGCAGCACGGCGGCGTAATGGGCTGCGTGCAGCGCGGCGCTGGCCTGCGCCACGCTGGCCGCAGCATCCACCACGAAGGCCTTGGCGCGCAGGTAGCCGCAGACGGCTTCGCGCAGGGCCGTGTCGTCTTCCACCAGCAGCACGCGCATGGATGCTCCCACTTCCAATGACAGGGCAGAAAGTGTAGGGGCTGTTCAGAGCCCGTTCATGACCGCCGCGCAAACTGGCGCGCTCTCGTCCTCGCATCCGTCCGCGCTGCGCCATGCCTTTGCCTGTCCCCTCTCTGCGGCGCCTGTGCGTCTGCACCCTTGTTGCCCTGCTGCTCGTTGTGGCCTGGGATGCCTCGGGCCTGGACGTGCCGCTGGCGCGCTGGGCGGGCACGGCCGGCGGCTTTGCCTGGCGCAGCCAGCCGCTGTTCGTGCTGGCCCTGCACGAGGTGCCGCGCGCGATCAGCAGCGTGCTGCTGCTGGCGCTGTTCGTCGGGGCGGTGCGCCCGTGGGGCATGCTGCGCCGCTGGCCTGCGCAGGAGCGTTGGCAGTTGGCCCTGTCCATCGCCCTGGCCATGGCGGCCGTCACGTTGCTCAAGCGCGCCAGCAGCACCAGTTGCCCCTGGGACCTGGCGGAGTTCGGTGGCGCCGTACCCTATGTCTCGCACTGGTCCTGGGGCGTGCGCGATGGGGGCGGCGGGCACTGCTTTCCTGCCGGTCACGCGTCGGCGGCGTTTGCTTTTGTGGCCGGCTGGTTTGCCGTGCGGCGCAGGGCGCCGCAGTGCAGCGGGCCCTGGCTGGCAGCGGCGCTGCTTGCGGGGCTGGTGCTGGGGCTGGCGCAGCAGCTGCGCGGCGCGCACTACATGAGCCACACGCTGTGGACGGCCTGGATCTGCTGGAGCGTGGGGCTGGCCACCGAAGGGCTGATGCAGGGCCTGGGCCTGCGCCGGCAGGCGCCGGGGCAGCTGAACGAAGCCTGAACGCCAGCTTCAGGAGTCTTTCAGCCGGGCCGGCCACCATGCGCGGCATGGATTTCTCGCTTGCTCCCCTGCCGCCCTCTGTTGCCGGGCTCGCCGCCACACTGCGCGGCGGGCTGCACCGCGTTGACGCCTGGATGGCCCGCCCCATGTCGCCGCAGCACATCGCGCTGCGCCTGTCGGCCTATCTGATGCTGGTGGCCAATGCGCCGCTGTGGCTGCAGCTGATGCGCATCGGCGGCGCGCCCAGCCTGTACATGCGCTCGGCCCTGGCGCTGGCGGTGCTGCTGGTGTGCGGCATGGTGGCGATCCTGGCGTTCACGGCCTGGACGCGGGGCATGCGCGCCCTGTGGTGGCTGGCGGCGGCCGTGGCGGCGCTGGCGCAGTACTACATGCTGACCTACAGCGTGGTCATGGACCCCGGCATGGCCGCCAACGTGCTGCAAACCGATGCGCGCGAGGCAGCCGACCTGCTTGGCACGCGCCTGCTGGCGGCCGTGCTGGCGGTGCTGGCGCTGCCCACCTGGTGGCTGCTGCGCGTGCGCATCCCGGCCGCTGGGGTGCTGCGCCAGGTGGGGCGCAATCTGACGCTGCTGGCCCTTGCCGCCGCCGTGGCCACCGCCACCGTGGCGCTGGGCTCGCGCGACCTGGCGCCGCTGATGCGCAACCACCCCCAGCTGCGCTACCTGATGAATCCCCTGGCGCCGCTGTACTCGACGGCCGTGGCCGCCCTGCGCCCGGCGTTTGCGCGCAGCAGCGCGCTGGTGCCCATGGGGGCCGGCGCGGCGCTGGGGCCCAGCCACGCCGCGGGCGCGCGGCCACCGCTGTGGGTGCTGGTGGTGGGCGAGACGGCACGCGCCGACCACTTCGGCATCAACGGCTACGGGCGCGACACCACGCCCGAGCTGGCGCGCCGCGGCGTGCTGTCCTGGGGCAACGTGCGCTCGTGCGGCACCAGCACGCTGGCGTCGCTGCCGTGCATGTTCTCGCCCCTGGGCAAGGCGGCCTTCGAGGCGCGCAAGAGCGAGTACGAGAACCTGCTGGACGTGGTGCAGGCCGCTGGCATGGCCGTGCTGTGGGTGGACAACCAGTCCGGCTGCAAGGGCGTGTGCGAGCGCGTGCCGCACGCCCAGGCCGTGGACGGCCTGAATGCACAGCAGCGCAGCTGGCTGTGCGACGCCAGCGGCGAGTGCCGCGACGAGGCCCTGCTGGCCGGCCTGAACGAGCGGCTGGCGCAGCTGCCGGCGCAGCAGCGCGAGCGCGGCGTGCTGCTGGTGCTGCACCAGATGGGCAGCCACGGCCCGGCGTACTACAAGCGCTCGGCCCCCGAGGCCAAGCGCTTCACGCCCGAGTGCCGCACCGAGGTGCTGGCCAACTGCGCCCATGGCGAGCTGGTCAACGCCTACGACAACACCATCGCCGCCACCGACGCCTTCCTGGGCCATGCCATCGACTGGCTGCAGGCGCGCGGGCGCGACTACGACGGCGGTCTGCTGTACATCAGCGACCACGGCGAGTCGCTGGGCGAGTACGGCCTGTTCCTGCACGGCATGCCCTACGGCTTGGCGCCGGACGGGCAAAAACACGTGCCCATGGTGGCCTGGCTGGGCGCGCCGCTGGCGGCGCGGCAGTCGCTGTCGCCGGACTGCCTGCGCGCCGGCCTGGCCGCGCCGCTGACGCACGACAACCTCTACCACACCGTGCTGGGCGCGCTGGACGTGCGCTCGCACAGCTACCAGAGGGCGCTCGATGCCTGGGCCGGCTGCCGCAGGCCGGGTGCTTGAGTTATGGTGAAAAAAGCCTCAAAGCCTTGCCAGTCAAGCGGTAGCAGCTATTGATTTGATAGTGTCCAGGTGGTGGGCTTCTTCTCGCGCGGCAGGCGGCCCATCAGGTAGAACTCCGGATTGGGCTGCATGCCGGCAAAGCTGGCCATGCGGTTGGACAGGCCGAAGAACGCCGTGATGGCGGCGATGTCCCAGAGGTCCTCGTCGTCGAAGCCGTGTGCGTGCAGGGCGGCAAAGTCGGCGTCTTCGATCTCGTGCGAGCGCAGGCAGACCTTCATGGCGAAGTCCAGCATGGCGCGCTGGCGCGGGGTGATGTCGGCCTTGGCATGGTTCACCGCCACCTGGTCGGCCACGAAGGGCTTCTTTTCGTAGATGCGCAGGATGGCGCCGTGCGCGACCACACAGTACAGGCAGTGGTTGGCGCTGCTGGTGGCGGTGACGATCATCTCGCGCTCGCCCTTGGTCAGGTTGCTGGCGCGCCCGCAGCTCTCGGGCTCCATCAGCGCGTCGTGGTAGTCGAAGAACGCCCGCCATTCGGCCGGTCGGCGTGCGAAGGCGAGGAACACGTTGGGGATGAAGCCGGCCTTTTCCTGCACGGCCAGGATGCGCCCCTGAATGTCTTCGGGCAGCGTGTTCAGGTCGGGAAAGGGGTAGCGCTCGGCCATGCAGGTCTCCGGTGTCGTTGTCATGAAGGGGAAGGTCCCAGGATAGCGGAGCGGGCTGCGGGCCAGTGCTCCGCCTGCTGCGCCATGAAGGCGTCCATCGCCTGCACCAGCGCGGGCAGCTGGGCGTTGGCGGGCTCCAGCTGCATCAGTGCGTGGCAGGTGGCCTCCAGCGTGGAGCGCTGCTCGGGCGCATGCGCGCGGCGGATGGCGTAGCGCGAAGCGGGCGGTGCGTGCAGCGACAGCCGCGGCAGCGCCTGCAGCAGCGGGTTGGCCCACAGCATGCGCCGGCTCTTGCGCCAGGTGGCGTCCAGCACCACCAGGCGCAGCGGGGCACCGCCGGGTGTCGCCAGGAAGGGCGCGGCGGGCGGCGCCTGCACGCCGCCGGGCTGCCGCGGATGGGGCGGGCTGGCCGGGTACAGCAGCAGCGGCTGGCGAGGCAGGGCGTCGCCCCAGGGCTGCACCAGCGCCTGCCGCAGCGCCTGGGGTGCAAACGCCTCGCCCACCAGCACCCGGCTGCCGGGCAGGCACAGGTGCAGCAGCTGCCCCGTGCCCTTGGCCTGGCCCACCTCCAGCGGGTGCATCAGGAGCAGTACCTGCACCTGGTGGTCGACGACGCACACAGCCGCGCACAGGCAGGTGCGGGCCGGGCGCAGGCAGCGCGGGCAATGCGCGCGGCGGGCAGGGACAGGGCAGGGCGGCGTGGTCATGCGTAAGAGTGGGTGCGGGCCGTGCAGGCGAGGCCGCAGCAGCAGCGCGGCAAGGCCTGAACATGCCTGCAAGGTGCTACTTTAAAAGGAGCGGCCAGCGCTTGCAGGACGGGCATTGCGGGCCTTTTTGTTTCAAATCGATGCAGCCGGGCCAACCGTTGTGGCCGAGCGACGCTTGCCTTGCAGGCAGCCGCTATCCTCGCGCCTTCGCCCGGCTGGGGACACACGGCGGGCCCGCACGTTCTACAACTCGAGGGACCTTTTCTCATGCAACGACAAAAAACATTGGTGGCCCTGGCGGCTGCCGCCGTGGTGGCAGGCGCCGCCTATGGCGCGGCCACCTGGTACAGCGGCCGC
The DNA window shown above is from Pulveribacter suum and carries:
- a CDS encoding ABC transporter ATP-binding protein, whose amino-acid sequence is MLSAQDLHITFNHGTPIETRALRGMSLDIPAGQFVTVIGSNGAGKSTFLNAISGDLGVDSGRIAIDGLDVTRQPVWSRAQRVARVFQDPMAGTCEDLTIEENMALAQQRGTRRGLRGAVKAAERAMYRERLSTLGLGLENRLTDRIGLLSGGQRQAVSLLMAALQPSRILLLDEHTAALDPRTADFVLQLTDRIVAENKLTTMMVTHSMRQALDVGQRTVMLHQGQVVLDVSGEERARMDVPDLLQMFERVRGEKLSDDALLLG
- a CDS encoding ABC transporter permease, coding for MSLFSLLGAIEIGLIFSLVALGVFISFRLLRFPDLTVDGSFPLGGAVCAILISTGTHPFLATLAATAAGAAAGLVTGWLNVRLKIMDLLASILMMIALYSVNLRIMGGPNVPLINDATVFTLLQPQGLEDYWWRPLLLVVIVIAAKLAMDWFFATERGLSIRATGSNARMARAQGINTGAMVLLGMAVSNALVGLAGALFAQTQGGSDISMGIGTIVIGLAAVIVGESILPSRRIVLATLAVIIGAIVYRFFIAAALNSDFIGLKAQDLNLVTAVLVTVALIIPQLKRRLKSRRLPDAPKSL
- a CDS encoding ABC transporter substrate-binding protein, whose amino-acid sequence is MKSLTWAPLSALALAAAALAPAAHAADMKSVAVTAIVEHPALDAVRDGVKDGLKAAGFEEGKNLKWQYQSAQGNTGTAAQIARKFVGDKPDAIVAIATPSAQAVIASTKNVPVVFSAVTDPVAAKLVKSWEPSKNNVTGVSDLLALDKQIDLIKQVVPNAKRVGMVYNPGEANSVVVVKEMKDLLAKQGMQLVEASAPRSVDVGSAARSLIGKVDVIYTNTDNNVVSSYESLVKVGQEAKLPLIASDTDSVKRGAIAALGINYRDLGEQTGRMVARILKGENPGDIKPETTTKMELFVNPGAAEKQGVKLPEALVKSAAQVVQ
- a CDS encoding electron transfer flavoprotein-ubiquinone oxidoreductase, with amino-acid sequence MTNEEILQQYGPREAMEYDVVIVGGGPGGLATAIRLKQMAATNGKDISVVVLEKGSEPGAHILSGAIMDPRALTELIPDWKAKGAPLNQPVSDDAMVFLGEKSSLRTPNFLLPECFQNHGNYVVALGNVVRWMAEQAEGLGVEIFPGFAAAEVLYHDDGSVKGVATGNMGVDKDGEPTGDFQLGMELHGKYTIFAEGARGHLGKQLIARYKLDDGRDPQAYGIGVKELWEIDPQRHQPGFVLHTAGWPLANDTYGGGFLYHLEDNKVTLGFITGLDYANPYLSPFEEMQRWKTHPNVRWYLEGDEAKGIKPAKRLGYGARAITAGGLMSLPKFVFPGGALVGCDAGFLNASRIKGSHAAIKTGMLAAEAAYDAVVAGRQGDELTAYPKAFEASWLYEELNKARNFKAWFKKGLTTATLMNGIEQFVLRGHIPWTLHRDTPDHATLKPAAECKPIVYPKPDGKLTFDRLSSVFVSNTNHAENQPAHLKLKDPKVPTEINLPIYAGPESRYCPAGVYEFVPDEAKGGNAQRLQINAQNCVHCKTCDIKDPTQNIVWVTPEGGGGPNYSGM
- a CDS encoding acyl-CoA thioesterase, which translates into the protein MKISLPELKKQVHQMPMDVRWGDMDAMGHVNNAVYFRYMESVRIAWMTAVGAVPQPQGEGPVIANAFCSFLRQIEYPARLLLTLYVSDPGRTTFETWTTIEREDQPGVVFAEGGATVIWVDFPRQKAATLPQWMRDIVAG
- a CDS encoding sensor histidine kinase, which encodes MSAPRDTLAGRLTHTLIVWVGSVWLACVLGVVWYVGSEINYNFDGELEEVSHRMFDMALEHVDDAPPGGASSEPLIIPTPSSFPDAAVPFQLATPDSRVLARSAGAEPAQFDVPLAPGFANTPAWRVYTLRHPTREVFLQVADPLEERREAVNRSLVGLTVPLVAVLPLLALLLRRIARRELRSLDQLAHEISLRDGQQLGPIALPALPHELSSVEDHVNRLLERLAGALDVERALAANAAHELRTPLAVARLRLQTALEHGLARSDVQAALQALQTLSHRTEKLLQLSRAESSAPLARAGVDLARLATTVAQEFWQDEQAADRLDLVLPPAGEAALALGDFDALAIALRNMVENALHYGAGSAVEIRVGPGAQLAVRDHGPGVPPQQLATLQQRHVRHNDSRTGYGLGLSIVATIAHKHGAELTLASPPADGGTGLQVRLLLQPAA
- a CDS encoding response regulator — its product is MRVLLVEDDTALREAVCGYLRAKAFVVDAAASVAQASAALHAAHYAAVLLDLHLPDGDGLALLRELPRLKERPIVIVLTARDQVSDRIHGLDAGADDYLVKPYDPGELLARLRAVERRRASAGQPVLELGELHIDLSREQVRRAGVPVVLTQKEWALLRVLATRSQRVHTRGSLQDALYGWGDESDSNTLEVFISRLRRKLGRQHIETVRGLGYRLAAQALPASEP
- a CDS encoding phosphatase PAP2 family protein, encoding MPLPVPSLRRLCVCTLVALLLVVAWDASGLDVPLARWAGTAGGFAWRSQPLFVLALHEVPRAISSVLLLALFVGAVRPWGMLRRWPAQERWQLALSIALAMAAVTLLKRASSTSCPWDLAEFGGAVPYVSHWSWGVRDGGGGHCFPAGHASAAFAFVAGWFAVRRRAPQCSGPWLAAALLAGLVLGLAQQLRGAHYMSHTLWTAWICWSVGLATEGLMQGLGLRRQAPGQLNEA
- a CDS encoding phosphoethanolamine transferase; this translates as MDFSLAPLPPSVAGLAATLRGGLHRVDAWMARPMSPQHIALRLSAYLMLVANAPLWLQLMRIGGAPSLYMRSALALAVLLVCGMVAILAFTAWTRGMRALWWLAAAVAALAQYYMLTYSVVMDPGMAANVLQTDAREAADLLGTRLLAAVLAVLALPTWWLLRVRIPAAGVLRQVGRNLTLLALAAAVATATVALGSRDLAPLMRNHPQLRYLMNPLAPLYSTAVAALRPAFARSSALVPMGAGAALGPSHAAGARPPLWVLVVGETARADHFGINGYGRDTTPELARRGVLSWGNVRSCGTSTLASLPCMFSPLGKAAFEARKSEYENLLDVVQAAGMAVLWVDNQSGCKGVCERVPHAQAVDGLNAQQRSWLCDASGECRDEALLAGLNERLAQLPAQQRERGVLLVLHQMGSHGPAYYKRSAPEAKRFTPECRTEVLANCAHGELVNAYDNTIAATDAFLGHAIDWLQARGRDYDGGLLYISDHGESLGEYGLFLHGMPYGLAPDGQKHVPMVAWLGAPLAARQSLSPDCLRAGLAAPLTHDNLYHTVLGALDVRSHSYQRALDAWAGCRRPGA
- a CDS encoding peroxidase-related enzyme (This protein belongs to a clade of uncharacterized proteins related to peroxidases such as the alkylhydroperoxidase AhpD.), whose translation is MAERYPFPDLNTLPEDIQGRILAVQEKAGFIPNVFLAFARRPAEWRAFFDYHDALMEPESCGRASNLTKGEREMIVTATSSANHCLYCVVAHGAILRIYEKKPFVADQVAVNHAKADITPRQRAMLDFAMKVCLRSHEIEDADFAALHAHGFDDEDLWDIAAITAFFGLSNRMASFAGMQPNPEFYLMGRLPREKKPTTWTLSNQ